One genomic window of Choloepus didactylus isolate mChoDid1 chromosome 27, mChoDid1.pri, whole genome shotgun sequence includes the following:
- the LIN37 gene encoding protein lin-37 homolog isoform X4: MMGWDGGHTCPSLAQSAAHLPRAWALTPTGYPLPPELEMAKARNQLDAVLQCLLEKSHMDREHLDEEAGKTPSDTHNKDCSMAATGKRPSARFPHQRRKKRREMDDGLAEGGLQRSNTYVIKLFDRSVDLAQFSENTPLYPICRAWMRNSPSVRERERSPSSPLPPLPEDEEGSEVTNSKCRDVYKLPPPTAPGPPGDACRSRIPSPLQPETQGTPDDEPSEPEPSPSTLIYLNMQRWKRIRQRWKEASHRNQLRYSESMKILREMYDRQ; the protein is encoded by the exons ATGATGGGCTGGGATGGAGGGCATACCTGCCCTTCCCTGGCCCAGTCAGCTGCCCACCTGCCTAGGGCCTGGGCACTGACTCCCACTGGGTACCCTCTTCCCCCAGAGTTGGAGATGGCCAAGGCCCGGAACCAACTGGATGCTGTTCTGCAGTGTCTGCTGGAGAAGAGCCACATGGACAG GGAGCATCTGGATGAGGAAGCTGGGAAGACCCCCTCAGATACCCACAATAA GGACTGCTCCATGGCGGCCACTGGCAAACG GCCATCCGCCCGCTTCCCCCACCAGCGGcggaagaagaggagggagatgGATGACGGGCTGGCGGAGGGAGGGCTGCAGCGATCCA acACGTATGTGATCAAGCTGTTTGACCGGAGTGTGGACTTGGCCCAGTTCAGTGAGAACACGCCGCTGTATCCTATTTGCCGTGCCTGGATGCGCAACAGCCCCTCAGTGCGTGAGCGTGAACGCTCACCCAGCTCACCGCTGCCTCCGCTGCCTGAGGATGAGGAG GGATCAGAGGTCACCAACAGCAAGTGTCGTGACGTGTACAAGCTGcctccacccacagcccctgGGCCACCTGGAGATGCCTGCAGGTCCCGCATTCCATCCCCACTGCAGCCCGAGACCCAGGGTACCCCTGATGATGAG CCCTCCGAGCCTGAGCCTTCACCCTCCACACTCATCTACCTCAACATGCAGCGTTGGAAACGCATCCGCCAGAG gtGGAAGGAGGCATCTCATCGGAACCAGCTCCGTTATTCAGAAAGCATGAAGATCCTAAGGGAGATGTATGACCGACAGTGA
- the LIN37 gene encoding protein lin-37 homolog isoform X11, whose translation MFPVKVKVEKSELEMAKARNQLDAVLQCLLEKSHMDREHLDEEAGKTPSDTHNKDCSMAATGKRPSARFPHQRRKKRREMDDGLAEGGLQRSNTYVIKLFDRSVDLAQFSENTPLYPICRAWMRNSPSVRERERSPSSPLPPLPEDEEGSEVTNSKCRDVYKLPPPTAPGPPGDACRSRIPSPLQPETQGTPDDEPSEPEPSPSTLIYLNMQRWKRIRQRWKEASHRNQLRYSESMKILREMYDRQ comes from the exons AGTTGGAGATGGCCAAGGCCCGGAACCAACTGGATGCTGTTCTGCAGTGTCTGCTGGAGAAGAGCCACATGGACAG GGAGCATCTGGATGAGGAAGCTGGGAAGACCCCCTCAGATACCCACAATAA GGACTGCTCCATGGCGGCCACTGGCAAACG GCCATCCGCCCGCTTCCCCCACCAGCGGcggaagaagaggagggagatgGATGACGGGCTGGCGGAGGGAGGGCTGCAGCGATCCA acACGTATGTGATCAAGCTGTTTGACCGGAGTGTGGACTTGGCCCAGTTCAGTGAGAACACGCCGCTGTATCCTATTTGCCGTGCCTGGATGCGCAACAGCCCCTCAGTGCGTGAGCGTGAACGCTCACCCAGCTCACCGCTGCCTCCGCTGCCTGAGGATGAGGAG GGATCAGAGGTCACCAACAGCAAGTGTCGTGACGTGTACAAGCTGcctccacccacagcccctgGGCCACCTGGAGATGCCTGCAGGTCCCGCATTCCATCCCCACTGCAGCCCGAGACCCAGGGTACCCCTGATGATGAG CCCTCCGAGCCTGAGCCTTCACCCTCCACACTCATCTACCTCAACATGCAGCGTTGGAAACGCATCCGCCAGAG gtGGAAGGAGGCATCTCATCGGAACCAGCTCCGTTATTCAGAAAGCATGAAGATCCTAAGGGAGATGTATGACCGACAGTGA
- the LIN37 gene encoding protein lin-37 homolog isoform X3: MMGWDGGHTCPSLAQSAAHLPRAWALTPTGYPLPPELEMAKARNQLDAVLQCLLEKSHMDREHLDEEAGKTPSDTHNKDCSMAATGKRPSARFPHQRRKKRREMDDGLAEGGLQRSNTYVIKLFDRSVDLAQFSENTPLYPICRAWMRNSPSVRERERSPSSPLPPLPEDEEGSEVTNSKCRDVYKLPPPTAPGPPGDACRSRIPSPLQPETQGTPDDEPLSPQPSEPEPSPSTLIYLNMQRWKRIRQRWKEASHRNQLRYSESMKILREMYDRQ, encoded by the exons ATGATGGGCTGGGATGGAGGGCATACCTGCCCTTCCCTGGCCCAGTCAGCTGCCCACCTGCCTAGGGCCTGGGCACTGACTCCCACTGGGTACCCTCTTCCCCCAGAGTTGGAGATGGCCAAGGCCCGGAACCAACTGGATGCTGTTCTGCAGTGTCTGCTGGAGAAGAGCCACATGGACAG GGAGCATCTGGATGAGGAAGCTGGGAAGACCCCCTCAGATACCCACAATAA GGACTGCTCCATGGCGGCCACTGGCAAACG GCCATCCGCCCGCTTCCCCCACCAGCGGcggaagaagaggagggagatgGATGACGGGCTGGCGGAGGGAGGGCTGCAGCGATCCA acACGTATGTGATCAAGCTGTTTGACCGGAGTGTGGACTTGGCCCAGTTCAGTGAGAACACGCCGCTGTATCCTATTTGCCGTGCCTGGATGCGCAACAGCCCCTCAGTGCGTGAGCGTGAACGCTCACCCAGCTCACCGCTGCCTCCGCTGCCTGAGGATGAGGAG GGATCAGAGGTCACCAACAGCAAGTGTCGTGACGTGTACAAGCTGcctccacccacagcccctgGGCCACCTGGAGATGCCTGCAGGTCCCGCATTCCATCCCCACTGCAGCCCGAGACCCAGGGTACCCCTGATGATGAG CCTCTGTCCCCACAGCCCTCCGAGCCTGAGCCTTCACCCTCCACACTCATCTACCTCAACATGCAGCGTTGGAAACGCATCCGCCAGAG gtGGAAGGAGGCATCTCATCGGAACCAGCTCCGTTATTCAGAAAGCATGAAGATCCTAAGGGAGATGTATGACCGACAGTGA
- the LIN37 gene encoding protein lin-37 homolog isoform X7 — protein sequence MMGWDGGHTCPSLAQSAAHLPRAWALTPTGYPLPPELEMAKARNQLDAVLQCLLEKSHMDREHLDEEAGKTPSDTHNKDCSMAATGKRPSARFPHQRRKKRREMDDGLAEGGLQRSNTYVIKLFDRSVDLAQFSENTPLYPICRAWMRNSPSVRERERSPSSPLPPLPEDEEGSEVTNSKCRDVYKLPPPTAPGPPGDACRSRIPSPLQPETQGTPDDESSLCPHSPPSLSLHPPHSSTSTCSVGNASARGGRRHLIGTSSVIQKA from the exons ATGATGGGCTGGGATGGAGGGCATACCTGCCCTTCCCTGGCCCAGTCAGCTGCCCACCTGCCTAGGGCCTGGGCACTGACTCCCACTGGGTACCCTCTTCCCCCAGAGTTGGAGATGGCCAAGGCCCGGAACCAACTGGATGCTGTTCTGCAGTGTCTGCTGGAGAAGAGCCACATGGACAG GGAGCATCTGGATGAGGAAGCTGGGAAGACCCCCTCAGATACCCACAATAA GGACTGCTCCATGGCGGCCACTGGCAAACG GCCATCCGCCCGCTTCCCCCACCAGCGGcggaagaagaggagggagatgGATGACGGGCTGGCGGAGGGAGGGCTGCAGCGATCCA acACGTATGTGATCAAGCTGTTTGACCGGAGTGTGGACTTGGCCCAGTTCAGTGAGAACACGCCGCTGTATCCTATTTGCCGTGCCTGGATGCGCAACAGCCCCTCAGTGCGTGAGCGTGAACGCTCACCCAGCTCACCGCTGCCTCCGCTGCCTGAGGATGAGGAG GGATCAGAGGTCACCAACAGCAAGTGTCGTGACGTGTACAAGCTGcctccacccacagcccctgGGCCACCTGGAGATGCCTGCAGGTCCCGCATTCCATCCCCACTGCAGCCCGAGACCCAGGGTACCCCTGATGATGAG TCTAGCCTCTGTCCCCACAGCCCTCCGAGCCTGAGCCTTCACCCTCCACACTCATCTACCTCAACATGCAGCGTTGGAAACGCATCCGCCAGAG gtGGAAGGAGGCATCTCATCGGAACCAGCTCCGTTATTCAGAAAGCATGA
- the LIN37 gene encoding protein lin-37 homolog isoform X2 yields the protein MMGWDGGHTCPSLAQSAAHLPRAWALTPTGYPLPPELEMAKARNQLDAVLQCLLEKSHMDREHLDEEAGKTPSDTHNKDCSMAATGKRPSARFPHQRRKKRREMDDGLAEGGLQRSNTYVIKLFDRSVDLAQFSENTPLYPICRAWMRNSPSVRERERSPSSPLPPLPEDEEGSEVTNSKCRDVYKLPPPTAPGPPGDACRSRIPSPLQPETQGTPDDEVGMQGWGGHTWPRGTATQSSLCPHSPPSLSLHPPHSSTSTCSVGNASARGGRRHLIGTSSVIQKA from the exons ATGATGGGCTGGGATGGAGGGCATACCTGCCCTTCCCTGGCCCAGTCAGCTGCCCACCTGCCTAGGGCCTGGGCACTGACTCCCACTGGGTACCCTCTTCCCCCAGAGTTGGAGATGGCCAAGGCCCGGAACCAACTGGATGCTGTTCTGCAGTGTCTGCTGGAGAAGAGCCACATGGACAG GGAGCATCTGGATGAGGAAGCTGGGAAGACCCCCTCAGATACCCACAATAA GGACTGCTCCATGGCGGCCACTGGCAAACG GCCATCCGCCCGCTTCCCCCACCAGCGGcggaagaagaggagggagatgGATGACGGGCTGGCGGAGGGAGGGCTGCAGCGATCCA acACGTATGTGATCAAGCTGTTTGACCGGAGTGTGGACTTGGCCCAGTTCAGTGAGAACACGCCGCTGTATCCTATTTGCCGTGCCTGGATGCGCAACAGCCCCTCAGTGCGTGAGCGTGAACGCTCACCCAGCTCACCGCTGCCTCCGCTGCCTGAGGATGAGGAG GGATCAGAGGTCACCAACAGCAAGTGTCGTGACGTGTACAAGCTGcctccacccacagcccctgGGCCACCTGGAGATGCCTGCAGGTCCCGCATTCCATCCCCACTGCAGCCCGAGACCCAGGGTACCCCTGATGATGAGGTGGGTATGCAAGGTTGGGGGGGGCACACATGGCCTCGGGGCACAGCCACCCAGTCTAGCCTCTGTCCCCACAGCCCTCCGAGCCTGAGCCTTCACCCTCCACACTCATCTACCTCAACATGCAGCGTTGGAAACGCATCCGCCAGAG gtGGAAGGAGGCATCTCATCGGAACCAGCTCCGTTATTCAGAAAGCATGA
- the LIN37 gene encoding protein lin-37 homolog isoform X6, with the protein MMGWDGGHTCPSLAQSAAHLPRAWALTPTGYPLPPELEMAKARNQLDAVLQCLLEKSHMDREHLDEEAGKTPSDTHNKDCSMAATGKRPSARFPHQRRKKRREMDDGLAEGGLQRSNTYVIKLFDRSVDLAQFSENTPLYPICRAWMRNSPSVRERERSPSSPLPPLPEDEEGSEVTNSKCRDVYKLPPPTAPGPPGDACRSRIPSPLQPETQGTPDDESSLCPHSPPSLSLHPPHSSTSTCSVGNASARGEHPLTCLPPSGLCPNC; encoded by the exons ATGATGGGCTGGGATGGAGGGCATACCTGCCCTTCCCTGGCCCAGTCAGCTGCCCACCTGCCTAGGGCCTGGGCACTGACTCCCACTGGGTACCCTCTTCCCCCAGAGTTGGAGATGGCCAAGGCCCGGAACCAACTGGATGCTGTTCTGCAGTGTCTGCTGGAGAAGAGCCACATGGACAG GGAGCATCTGGATGAGGAAGCTGGGAAGACCCCCTCAGATACCCACAATAA GGACTGCTCCATGGCGGCCACTGGCAAACG GCCATCCGCCCGCTTCCCCCACCAGCGGcggaagaagaggagggagatgGATGACGGGCTGGCGGAGGGAGGGCTGCAGCGATCCA acACGTATGTGATCAAGCTGTTTGACCGGAGTGTGGACTTGGCCCAGTTCAGTGAGAACACGCCGCTGTATCCTATTTGCCGTGCCTGGATGCGCAACAGCCCCTCAGTGCGTGAGCGTGAACGCTCACCCAGCTCACCGCTGCCTCCGCTGCCTGAGGATGAGGAG GGATCAGAGGTCACCAACAGCAAGTGTCGTGACGTGTACAAGCTGcctccacccacagcccctgGGCCACCTGGAGATGCCTGCAGGTCCCGCATTCCATCCCCACTGCAGCCCGAGACCCAGGGTACCCCTGATGATGAG TCTAGCCTCTGTCCCCACAGCCCTCCGAGCCTGAGCCTTCACCCTCCACACTCATCTACCTCAACATGCAGCGTTGGAAACGCATCCGCCAGAGGTGAGCACCCCCTGACCTGCCTGCCCCCCAGTGGCCTCTGCCCCAACTGCTga
- the LIN37 gene encoding protein lin-37 homolog isoform X10, producing MAKARNQLDAVLQCLLEKSHMDREHLDEEAGKTPSDTHNKDCSMAATGKRPSARFPHQRRKKRREMDDGLAEGGLQRSNTYVIKLFDRSVDLAQFSENTPLYPICRAWMRNSPSVRERERSPSSPLPPLPEDEEGSEVTNSKCRDVYKLPPPTAPGPPGDACRSRIPSPLQPETQGTPDDEVGMQGWGGHTWPRGTATQSSLCPHSPPSLSLHPPHSSTSTCSVGNASARGEHPLTCLPPSGLCPNC from the exons ATGGCCAAGGCCCGGAACCAACTGGATGCTGTTCTGCAGTGTCTGCTGGAGAAGAGCCACATGGACAG GGAGCATCTGGATGAGGAAGCTGGGAAGACCCCCTCAGATACCCACAATAA GGACTGCTCCATGGCGGCCACTGGCAAACG GCCATCCGCCCGCTTCCCCCACCAGCGGcggaagaagaggagggagatgGATGACGGGCTGGCGGAGGGAGGGCTGCAGCGATCCA acACGTATGTGATCAAGCTGTTTGACCGGAGTGTGGACTTGGCCCAGTTCAGTGAGAACACGCCGCTGTATCCTATTTGCCGTGCCTGGATGCGCAACAGCCCCTCAGTGCGTGAGCGTGAACGCTCACCCAGCTCACCGCTGCCTCCGCTGCCTGAGGATGAGGAG GGATCAGAGGTCACCAACAGCAAGTGTCGTGACGTGTACAAGCTGcctccacccacagcccctgGGCCACCTGGAGATGCCTGCAGGTCCCGCATTCCATCCCCACTGCAGCCCGAGACCCAGGGTACCCCTGATGATGAGGTGGGTATGCAAGGTTGGGGGGGGCACACATGGCCTCGGGGCACAGCCACCCAGTCTAGCCTCTGTCCCCACAGCCCTCCGAGCCTGAGCCTTCACCCTCCACACTCATCTACCTCAACATGCAGCGTTGGAAACGCATCCGCCAGAGGTGAGCACCCCCTGACCTGCCTGCCCCCCAGTGGCCTCTGCCCCAACTGCTga
- the LIN37 gene encoding protein lin-37 homolog isoform X12 produces the protein MFPVKVKVEKSELEMAKARNQLDAVLQCLLEKSHMDRDCSMAATGKRPSARFPHQRRKKRREMDDGLAEGGLQRSNTYVIKLFDRSVDLAQFSENTPLYPICRAWMRNSPSVRERERSPSSPLPPLPEDEEGSEVTNSKCRDVYKLPPPTAPGPPGDACRSRIPSPLQPETQGTPDDEVGMQGWGGHTWPRGTATQSSLCPHSPPSLSLHPPHSSTSTCSVGNASARGEHPLTCLPPSGLCPNC, from the exons AGTTGGAGATGGCCAAGGCCCGGAACCAACTGGATGCTGTTCTGCAGTGTCTGCTGGAGAAGAGCCACATGGACAG GGACTGCTCCATGGCGGCCACTGGCAAACG GCCATCCGCCCGCTTCCCCCACCAGCGGcggaagaagaggagggagatgGATGACGGGCTGGCGGAGGGAGGGCTGCAGCGATCCA acACGTATGTGATCAAGCTGTTTGACCGGAGTGTGGACTTGGCCCAGTTCAGTGAGAACACGCCGCTGTATCCTATTTGCCGTGCCTGGATGCGCAACAGCCCCTCAGTGCGTGAGCGTGAACGCTCACCCAGCTCACCGCTGCCTCCGCTGCCTGAGGATGAGGAG GGATCAGAGGTCACCAACAGCAAGTGTCGTGACGTGTACAAGCTGcctccacccacagcccctgGGCCACCTGGAGATGCCTGCAGGTCCCGCATTCCATCCCCACTGCAGCCCGAGACCCAGGGTACCCCTGATGATGAGGTGGGTATGCAAGGTTGGGGGGGGCACACATGGCCTCGGGGCACAGCCACCCAGTCTAGCCTCTGTCCCCACAGCCCTCCGAGCCTGAGCCTTCACCCTCCACACTCATCTACCTCAACATGCAGCGTTGGAAACGCATCCGCCAGAGGTGAGCACCCCCTGACCTGCCTGCCCCCCAGTGGCCTCTGCCCCAACTGCTga
- the LIN37 gene encoding protein lin-37 homolog isoform X13, protein MVVAQAVWCELEMAKARNQLDAVLQCLLEKSHMDRDCSMAATGKRPSARFPHQRRKKRREMDDGLAEGGLQRSNTYVIKLFDRSVDLAQFSENTPLYPICRAWMRNSPSVRERERSPSSPLPPLPEDEEGSEVTNSKCRDVYKLPPPTAPGPPGDACRSRIPSPLQPETQGTPDDEVGMQGWGGHTWPRGTATQSSLCPHSPPSLSLHPPHSSTSTCSVGNASARGEHPLTCLPPSGLCPNC, encoded by the exons AGTTGGAGATGGCCAAGGCCCGGAACCAACTGGATGCTGTTCTGCAGTGTCTGCTGGAGAAGAGCCACATGGACAG GGACTGCTCCATGGCGGCCACTGGCAAACG GCCATCCGCCCGCTTCCCCCACCAGCGGcggaagaagaggagggagatgGATGACGGGCTGGCGGAGGGAGGGCTGCAGCGATCCA acACGTATGTGATCAAGCTGTTTGACCGGAGTGTGGACTTGGCCCAGTTCAGTGAGAACACGCCGCTGTATCCTATTTGCCGTGCCTGGATGCGCAACAGCCCCTCAGTGCGTGAGCGTGAACGCTCACCCAGCTCACCGCTGCCTCCGCTGCCTGAGGATGAGGAG GGATCAGAGGTCACCAACAGCAAGTGTCGTGACGTGTACAAGCTGcctccacccacagcccctgGGCCACCTGGAGATGCCTGCAGGTCCCGCATTCCATCCCCACTGCAGCCCGAGACCCAGGGTACCCCTGATGATGAGGTGGGTATGCAAGGTTGGGGGGGGCACACATGGCCTCGGGGCACAGCCACCCAGTCTAGCCTCTGTCCCCACAGCCCTCCGAGCCTGAGCCTTCACCCTCCACACTCATCTACCTCAACATGCAGCGTTGGAAACGCATCCGCCAGAGGTGAGCACCCCCTGACCTGCCTGCCCCCCAGTGGCCTCTGCCCCAACTGCTga
- the LIN37 gene encoding protein lin-37 homolog isoform X8, with amino-acid sequence MFPVKVKVEKSELEMAKARNQLDAVLQCLLEKSHMDREHLDEEAGKTPSDTHNKDCSMAATGKRPSARFPHQRRKKRREMDDGLAEGGLQRSNTYVIKLFDRSVDLAQFSENTPLYPICRAWMRNSPSVRERERSPSSPLPPLPEDEEGSEVTNSKCRDVYKLPPPTAPGPPGDACRSRIPSPLQPETQGTPDDEVGMQGWGGHTWPRGTATQSSLCPHSPPSLSLHPPHSSTSTCSVGNASARGEHPLTCLPPSGLCPNC; translated from the exons AGTTGGAGATGGCCAAGGCCCGGAACCAACTGGATGCTGTTCTGCAGTGTCTGCTGGAGAAGAGCCACATGGACAG GGAGCATCTGGATGAGGAAGCTGGGAAGACCCCCTCAGATACCCACAATAA GGACTGCTCCATGGCGGCCACTGGCAAACG GCCATCCGCCCGCTTCCCCCACCAGCGGcggaagaagaggagggagatgGATGACGGGCTGGCGGAGGGAGGGCTGCAGCGATCCA acACGTATGTGATCAAGCTGTTTGACCGGAGTGTGGACTTGGCCCAGTTCAGTGAGAACACGCCGCTGTATCCTATTTGCCGTGCCTGGATGCGCAACAGCCCCTCAGTGCGTGAGCGTGAACGCTCACCCAGCTCACCGCTGCCTCCGCTGCCTGAGGATGAGGAG GGATCAGAGGTCACCAACAGCAAGTGTCGTGACGTGTACAAGCTGcctccacccacagcccctgGGCCACCTGGAGATGCCTGCAGGTCCCGCATTCCATCCCCACTGCAGCCCGAGACCCAGGGTACCCCTGATGATGAGGTGGGTATGCAAGGTTGGGGGGGGCACACATGGCCTCGGGGCACAGCCACCCAGTCTAGCCTCTGTCCCCACAGCCCTCCGAGCCTGAGCCTTCACCCTCCACACTCATCTACCTCAACATGCAGCGTTGGAAACGCATCCGCCAGAGGTGAGCACCCCCTGACCTGCCTGCCCCCCAGTGGCCTCTGCCCCAACTGCTga
- the LIN37 gene encoding protein lin-37 homolog isoform X9 has product MVVAQAVWCELEMAKARNQLDAVLQCLLEKSHMDREHLDEEAGKTPSDTHNKDCSMAATGKRPSARFPHQRRKKRREMDDGLAEGGLQRSNTYVIKLFDRSVDLAQFSENTPLYPICRAWMRNSPSVRERERSPSSPLPPLPEDEEGSEVTNSKCRDVYKLPPPTAPGPPGDACRSRIPSPLQPETQGTPDDEVGMQGWGGHTWPRGTATQSSLCPHSPPSLSLHPPHSSTSTCSVGNASARGEHPLTCLPPSGLCPNC; this is encoded by the exons AGTTGGAGATGGCCAAGGCCCGGAACCAACTGGATGCTGTTCTGCAGTGTCTGCTGGAGAAGAGCCACATGGACAG GGAGCATCTGGATGAGGAAGCTGGGAAGACCCCCTCAGATACCCACAATAA GGACTGCTCCATGGCGGCCACTGGCAAACG GCCATCCGCCCGCTTCCCCCACCAGCGGcggaagaagaggagggagatgGATGACGGGCTGGCGGAGGGAGGGCTGCAGCGATCCA acACGTATGTGATCAAGCTGTTTGACCGGAGTGTGGACTTGGCCCAGTTCAGTGAGAACACGCCGCTGTATCCTATTTGCCGTGCCTGGATGCGCAACAGCCCCTCAGTGCGTGAGCGTGAACGCTCACCCAGCTCACCGCTGCCTCCGCTGCCTGAGGATGAGGAG GGATCAGAGGTCACCAACAGCAAGTGTCGTGACGTGTACAAGCTGcctccacccacagcccctgGGCCACCTGGAGATGCCTGCAGGTCCCGCATTCCATCCCCACTGCAGCCCGAGACCCAGGGTACCCCTGATGATGAGGTGGGTATGCAAGGTTGGGGGGGGCACACATGGCCTCGGGGCACAGCCACCCAGTCTAGCCTCTGTCCCCACAGCCCTCCGAGCCTGAGCCTTCACCCTCCACACTCATCTACCTCAACATGCAGCGTTGGAAACGCATCCGCCAGAGGTGAGCACCCCCTGACCTGCCTGCCCCCCAGTGGCCTCTGCCCCAACTGCTga
- the LIN37 gene encoding protein lin-37 homolog isoform X5, which translates to MMGWDGGHTCPSLAQSAAHLPRAWALTPTGYPLPPELEMAKARNQLDAVLQCLLEKSHMDRDCSMAATGKRPSARFPHQRRKKRREMDDGLAEGGLQRSNTYVIKLFDRSVDLAQFSENTPLYPICRAWMRNSPSVRERERSPSSPLPPLPEDEEGSEVTNSKCRDVYKLPPPTAPGPPGDACRSRIPSPLQPETQGTPDDEVGMQGWGGHTWPRGTATQSSLCPHSPPSLSLHPPHSSTSTCSVGNASARGEHPLTCLPPSGLCPNC; encoded by the exons ATGATGGGCTGGGATGGAGGGCATACCTGCCCTTCCCTGGCCCAGTCAGCTGCCCACCTGCCTAGGGCCTGGGCACTGACTCCCACTGGGTACCCTCTTCCCCCAGAGTTGGAGATGGCCAAGGCCCGGAACCAACTGGATGCTGTTCTGCAGTGTCTGCTGGAGAAGAGCCACATGGACAG GGACTGCTCCATGGCGGCCACTGGCAAACG GCCATCCGCCCGCTTCCCCCACCAGCGGcggaagaagaggagggagatgGATGACGGGCTGGCGGAGGGAGGGCTGCAGCGATCCA acACGTATGTGATCAAGCTGTTTGACCGGAGTGTGGACTTGGCCCAGTTCAGTGAGAACACGCCGCTGTATCCTATTTGCCGTGCCTGGATGCGCAACAGCCCCTCAGTGCGTGAGCGTGAACGCTCACCCAGCTCACCGCTGCCTCCGCTGCCTGAGGATGAGGAG GGATCAGAGGTCACCAACAGCAAGTGTCGTGACGTGTACAAGCTGcctccacccacagcccctgGGCCACCTGGAGATGCCTGCAGGTCCCGCATTCCATCCCCACTGCAGCCCGAGACCCAGGGTACCCCTGATGATGAGGTGGGTATGCAAGGTTGGGGGGGGCACACATGGCCTCGGGGCACAGCCACCCAGTCTAGCCTCTGTCCCCACAGCCCTCCGAGCCTGAGCCTTCACCCTCCACACTCATCTACCTCAACATGCAGCGTTGGAAACGCATCCGCCAGAGGTGAGCACCCCCTGACCTGCCTGCCCCCCAGTGGCCTCTGCCCCAACTGCTga
- the LIN37 gene encoding protein lin-37 homolog isoform X1, with protein sequence MMGWDGGHTCPSLAQSAAHLPRAWALTPTGYPLPPELEMAKARNQLDAVLQCLLEKSHMDREHLDEEAGKTPSDTHNKDCSMAATGKRPSARFPHQRRKKRREMDDGLAEGGLQRSNTYVIKLFDRSVDLAQFSENTPLYPICRAWMRNSPSVRERERSPSSPLPPLPEDEEGSEVTNSKCRDVYKLPPPTAPGPPGDACRSRIPSPLQPETQGTPDDEVGMQGWGGHTWPRGTATQSSLCPHSPPSLSLHPPHSSTSTCSVGNASARGEHPLTCLPPSGLCPNC encoded by the exons ATGATGGGCTGGGATGGAGGGCATACCTGCCCTTCCCTGGCCCAGTCAGCTGCCCACCTGCCTAGGGCCTGGGCACTGACTCCCACTGGGTACCCTCTTCCCCCAGAGTTGGAGATGGCCAAGGCCCGGAACCAACTGGATGCTGTTCTGCAGTGTCTGCTGGAGAAGAGCCACATGGACAG GGAGCATCTGGATGAGGAAGCTGGGAAGACCCCCTCAGATACCCACAATAA GGACTGCTCCATGGCGGCCACTGGCAAACG GCCATCCGCCCGCTTCCCCCACCAGCGGcggaagaagaggagggagatgGATGACGGGCTGGCGGAGGGAGGGCTGCAGCGATCCA acACGTATGTGATCAAGCTGTTTGACCGGAGTGTGGACTTGGCCCAGTTCAGTGAGAACACGCCGCTGTATCCTATTTGCCGTGCCTGGATGCGCAACAGCCCCTCAGTGCGTGAGCGTGAACGCTCACCCAGCTCACCGCTGCCTCCGCTGCCTGAGGATGAGGAG GGATCAGAGGTCACCAACAGCAAGTGTCGTGACGTGTACAAGCTGcctccacccacagcccctgGGCCACCTGGAGATGCCTGCAGGTCCCGCATTCCATCCCCACTGCAGCCCGAGACCCAGGGTACCCCTGATGATGAGGTGGGTATGCAAGGTTGGGGGGGGCACACATGGCCTCGGGGCACAGCCACCCAGTCTAGCCTCTGTCCCCACAGCCCTCCGAGCCTGAGCCTTCACCCTCCACACTCATCTACCTCAACATGCAGCGTTGGAAACGCATCCGCCAGAGGTGAGCACCCCCTGACCTGCCTGCCCCCCAGTGGCCTCTGCCCCAACTGCTga